One Oncorhynchus kisutch isolate 150728-3 linkage group LG13, Okis_V2, whole genome shotgun sequence DNA window includes the following coding sequences:
- the gadd45ab gene encoding growth arrest and DNA-damage-inducible, alpha, b yields the protein MRKRADTRGRELNWDVERDHLWISCLQRGYFLMCNMTFEETSGENSTERMDSVAKALEEVLSSALPQGCITVGVYEAAKSLNVDPDNVVLCLLATDEEQVEDVALQIHFTLIQAFCCENDINILRVSNMRRLAEILGGVKPGGEPMDMHCVLVTNPQLTTWKDPALSKVNLFCRDSRILDQWVPIINLPD from the exons ATGAGAAAAAGAGCAGACACACGAGGTCGCGAACTTAACTGGGACGTGGAGAGAGACCATCTGTGGATATCCTGCCTTCAACGTGGATATTTTCTAATGTGCAATATGACTTTTGAGGAAACCAGCGGAGAAAACTCTACAGAAAG GATGGATTCGGTGGCTAAAGCACTGGAGGAGGTTCTCAGCTCCGCGTTACCTCAGGGTTGCATTACTGTCGGGGTATACGAGGCAGCCAAGTCACTCAATGT TGACCCGGATAATGTGGTGTTGTGCCTCCTGGCGACGGACGAGGAACAGGTAGAAGACGTGGCCCTCCAGATCCACTTTACCCTTATCCAGGCGTTCTGCTGCGAGAACGACATCAACATCCTGCGGGTCAGCAACATGAGGCGCCTCGCTGAGATCCTTGGAGGAGTGAAGCCAGGAGGAGAGCCAATGGACATGCACTGTGTACTAGTTACT AACCCCCAGTTGACCACATGGAAGGACCCAGCTCTGAGCAAAGTGAATCTCTTCTGTAGAGACAGTCGAATCCTGGACCAGTGGGTCCCCATTATCAACCTACCTGACTGA